In one window of Drosophila innubila isolate TH190305 chromosome 2L unlocalized genomic scaffold, UK_Dinn_1.0 4_B_2L, whole genome shotgun sequence DNA:
- the LOC117794446 gene encoding splicing factor U2af 38 kDa subunit, with protein sequence MAEYLASIFGTEKDKVNCSFYFKIGACRHGDRCSRIHNKPTFSQTVLLQNLYVNPQNSAKSADGSHLVANVSDEEMQEHYDNFFEDVFVECEDKYGEIEEMNVCDNLGDHLVGNVYIKFRNEADAEKAANDLNNRWFGGRPVYSELSPVTDFREACCRQYEMGECTRSGFCNFMHLKPISRELRRYLYSRRRRNRSRSRSGGPRRRSRSRSRSPRRRREDRGIGGGTDRGERGIVGGTDRGGERGIGGGTDRGDRNDRDGNDRDRRKGGGGGGGGGGGGGGGRY encoded by the exons ATGGCCGAGTATTTGGCATCAATTTTTGGCACGGAAAAGGACAA AGTCAACTGCtcgttttactttaaaattggaGCTTGCCGGCATGGAGATCGCTGCTCCCGCATACACAATAAACCGACATTTTCGCAAACGGTGCTGCTGCAGAATCTGTACGTTAATCCGCAGAATTCAGCCAAATCGGCGGATGGTTCACATTTGGTGGCAAATGTCTCCGATGAGGAGATGCAGGAGCATTATGACAATTTCTTCGAAGATGTCTTTGTTGAGTGCGAGGACAAGTATGGAGAGATTGAAGAGATGAACGTTTGCGACAATTTGGGCGATCATTTAGTCGGCAATGTGTACATCAAATTCCGCAATGAGGCCGACGCAGAGAAGGCGGCGAATGATTTAAACAATCGCTGGTTTGGCGGCCGACCTGTCTACTCGGAGTTATCGCCGGTCACCGATTTCCGTGAGGCCTGCTGCAGACAATACGAGATGGGTGAATGCACACGGTCGGGCTTCTGCAATTTCATGCACTTGAAGCCCATATCACGCGAGCTGAGGAGGTATTTATACTCACGCCGTCGTCGCAATCGTTCCCGCTCCCGATCCGGCGGACCACGACGTCGTTCTCGCAGTCGCTCCCGCTCGCCCCGCCGTCGACGTGAGGATCGTGGCATTGGAGGAGGCACGGATCGGGGTGAGCGGGGCATTGTTGGTGGAACTGATCGCGGCGGTGAGCGTGGCATTGGTGGTGGCACGGACCGAGGGGATCGTAATGATCGTGACGGCAATGATCGTGATCGACGTAAAggcggtggcggtggaggaggaggaggcggcggcggcggcggaggACGATATTAG